From Cercospora beticola chromosome 6, complete sequence, a single genomic window includes:
- a CDS encoding uncharacterized protein (CAZy:GH13), giving the protein MNCLVPLFIIALITVCTLEASAATLEDWRSRTIYQVITDRFSRSDGSTTAPCDVVNGRYCGGSWKGITNKLDYIQGMNFDAIWISPVVEQLPQETIDGDAHMGYWAQDLYALNLNFGTADDLHELIAEVHRRGMYLMLDIVVNHMAYAGPASAVDYRVFNPFNDAKYFHSYCPVNGNTNQTEVEVCWMGSSAVSLVDLRTEDRAVRDMWGKWISEMVSNYSIDGLRIDTAVNVEPDFFARFLRAAGVFATGETMFGDNSMVCRWADTIGSILNYPIYYTLMRAFGSTSGNLNDLITTIYTTRENCEDTTAFGTFSENHDVTRFTELTNDTAQAKNVLAFTIMFDGIPIIYQGQEQHMAGKISPHTNRSPLWTTEFDTDAALYKHIATLVLARQHFLLAEDDYIKSATEVIYQDYHTMALRKGVSDKQVITVLNNDGEATGDFEIDLLAHGLAFGTQVMEVLTCTNLTVSPVGVLKVPMGKGLPKILYPSEYMSNSGLCGMGDPLPKPTTTGTTSQPAAPTSTSSEPDNSGTRSACTAQSSMPVLAIALSILLTSSGGFAYFLET; this is encoded by the exons ATGAACTGTCTGGTGCCTTTGTTCATCATTGCTCTCATCACCGTCTGTACCTTGGAAGCAAGTGCAGCTACCCTCGAAGACTGGCGATCCCGGACAATCTATCAAGTCATCACAGATCGTTTCTCTCGAAGCGATGGATCCACAACCGCACCTTGTGATGTCGTGAACGGCAGATATTGCGGTGGATCTTGGAAAGGCATCACCAACAAGCTAGACTACATCCAAGGGATGAACTTCGATGCCATCTGGATATCACCTGTTGTGGAACAGCTTCCCCAGGAGACCATCGACGGCGACGCTCACATGGGCTATTGGGCACAAGACCTCTACGCACTCAATCTCAATTTCGGCACTGCTGATGACCTCCACGAGCTCATTGCTGAGGTACATCGACGTGGCATGTACTTGATGTTGGACATTGTTGTCAACCACATGGCATATGCTGGTCCGGCATCGGCAGTCGATTACAGGGTGTTCAATCCTTTCAATGATGCGAAGTATTTTCACTCATACT GCCCAGTCAATGGCAATACAAACCAGACCGAAGTCGAGGTCTGCTGGATGGGCAGCAGCGCAGTCTCCCTGGTCGATCTGCGTACCGAAGACAGGGCTGTCAGAGACATGTGGGGAAAATGGATCTCCGAGATGGTCTCCAACTACTCAATTGACGGCCTCCGCATCGATACGGCTGTCAATGTCGAGCCCGATTTCTTTGCCAGGTTCCTCAGAGCTGCAGGGGTCTTCGCTACAGGCGAGACGATGTTTGGCGACAACAGCATGGTATGTCGCTGGGCTGACACCATTGGCTCGATTTTGAACTATCcaatatactatactctcaTGAGAGCTTTCGGAAGCACAAGTGGTAACCTTAACGACCTCATCACTACCATATACACGACCAGGGAGAACTGCGAAGATACCACAGCATTCGGCACCTTCTCCGAGAACCACGACGTCACGAGATTTACGGAATTAACGAACGACACGGCACAAGCGAAAAACGTCCTGGCATTTACCATCATGTTCGACGGTATCCCAATCATATATCAGGGTCAAGAACAGCATATGGCGGGGAAAATCTCGCCGCATACAAATAGATCACCACTCTGGACCACAGAATTCGACACAGACGCAGCGCTCTACAAACATATCGCTACCTTGGTACTCGCCAGGCAACACTTTCTACTGGCCGAAGACGATTACATCAAGTCAGCGACAGAGGTCATATATCAAGACTACCACACAATGGCTCTACGCAAGGGCGTGAGCGACAAGCAGGTGATCACCGTTCTCAACAATGATGGTGAAGCTACCGGTGACTTTGAGATCGACCTTTTAGCGCACGGACTTGCATTTGGAACTCAAGTCATGGAGGTGCTTACTTGTACTAATCTCACAGTCAGCCCAGTAGGTGTGCTGAAAGTCCCTATGGGCAAAGGCTTGCCCAAAATCCTGTATCCGAGTGAATACATGAGCAACTCAGGACTTTGTGGAATGGGCGACCCTCTGCCGAAGCCCACCACCACGGGCACCACTTCacagccagcagcaccaacaTCTACGAGTTCTGAACCAGATAACTCTGGCACAAGAAGTGCCTGCACTGCTCAATCGTCAATGCCGGTCCTAGCAATAGCACTATCGATTCTGCTGACATCCTCCGGAGGTTTCGCCTACTTCTTGGAAACATGA